A single region of the Salarchaeum japonicum genome encodes:
- a CDS encoding APC family permease, whose protein sequence is MTERDLERNLTSIHSIAVIVGTMIGAGIFVVTGEAAAIMGPAVPLGFLVGVPVVLATAVVYSVYMSGPLGDHPGGAYMHISRTWNSTLVGYVFIWLKTVAFIGAQAVFATGFGNAMGYWPVFDFLGATEWAIVFLTAFYLIHLVGVDVFGRTQAAMTGLLVAILLLLGLPGLLHVDPGNFSPLFPAEKFGSGFVAPFIAGTSAIFFSYIGFESLAQTAGETENPRETLPKVFTGSVLGVGAIYLLVSVVVIGVLPWQDVAASGTPLTDAAATYFPVGTAGIVAVGSILAYATTANSGYVAPSRILYSLGRDELIPDALTHVNDRFGTPDVGLTITWAISVALVATSTFSYALNVSLGALVLMYLAHSLSAVALPHVNPGLYERSNLQLSPAVLAAVGLFSAAAMAVFAWQTLSFGSIADALDLLAAGRVGDALLANNVLLLAAWLLVGLLLYAGYRARRADELPDRLPVGFLDEE, encoded by the coding sequence ATGACCGAGAGAGACCTCGAACGGAACCTGACGTCGATACACAGCATCGCCGTCATCGTCGGCACCATGATCGGAGCCGGTATCTTCGTCGTCACCGGCGAAGCCGCCGCCATCATGGGGCCGGCGGTGCCGCTCGGCTTCCTCGTCGGCGTCCCCGTCGTCCTCGCGACCGCAGTCGTCTACTCCGTCTACATGAGCGGCCCGCTCGGCGACCACCCGGGCGGCGCGTACATGCACATCTCCAGGACGTGGAACTCCACGCTCGTCGGCTACGTCTTCATCTGGCTGAAGACGGTGGCGTTCATCGGCGCGCAAGCCGTCTTCGCCACCGGGTTCGGGAACGCGATGGGGTACTGGCCCGTCTTCGACTTCCTCGGCGCGACCGAGTGGGCTATCGTCTTCCTCACCGCGTTCTACCTGATTCACCTGGTCGGCGTGGACGTGTTCGGCCGCACGCAGGCCGCGATGACCGGCCTCCTCGTCGCCATCCTCCTCCTGCTCGGCCTCCCCGGATTGCTCCACGTCGACCCCGGGAACTTCAGCCCGCTGTTCCCCGCGGAGAAGTTCGGGAGCGGGTTCGTCGCGCCCTTCATCGCGGGCACGAGCGCCATCTTCTTCTCCTACATCGGCTTCGAGTCGCTCGCGCAGACCGCGGGCGAGACGGAGAACCCCCGCGAGACGCTCCCGAAGGTGTTCACGGGGAGCGTGCTCGGCGTCGGCGCTATCTACCTCCTCGTGAGCGTCGTCGTCATCGGCGTCCTCCCCTGGCAGGACGTCGCCGCCTCCGGCACGCCGCTCACGGACGCCGCCGCGACCTACTTCCCCGTCGGCACCGCCGGTATCGTCGCCGTCGGGAGCATCCTCGCGTACGCCACCACCGCGAACTCGGGGTACGTCGCGCCCTCCCGCATCCTCTACAGCCTCGGCCGCGACGAACTCATCCCGGACGCCCTCACGCACGTCAACGACCGGTTCGGCACGCCCGACGTGGGCCTCACCATCACGTGGGCGATTTCGGTCGCGCTCGTCGCCACGTCCACGTTCAGCTACGCGCTGAACGTCTCGCTCGGCGCGCTCGTCCTGATGTACCTCGCGCACTCCCTCTCCGCCGTCGCGCTCCCGCACGTCAATCCCGGCCTCTACGAACGCAGTAACCTCCAGCTCTCGCCCGCCGTCCTCGCCGCCGTCGGCCTGTTCAGCGCCGCCGCGATGGCCGTGTTCGCGTGGCAGACGCTCTCCTTCGGCTCCATCGCGGACGCGCTCGACTTGCTCGCCGCCGGCCGCGTCGGCGACGCGCTCCTCGCGAACAACGTCCTCCTCCTCGCCGCCTGGCTGCTCGTTGGCCTCCTTCTTTACGCCGGCTACCGCGCCCGGCGCGCGGACGAACTTCCCGACCGGCTCCCCGTCGGCTTCCTCGACGAGGAGTGA
- a CDS encoding methyltransferase family protein: MTVVGLTPPHVYVLAAVYAAWTLPEVVDDARGSDDGPDLDANSRVVLSVAVGAGFAVAFWAAFRAPAWATFGGLALPAFWAGVLATLAGVALRWYSIRALGDAFDRSVTVTDDQTVVARGPYAVVRHPAYTGGFLAILGVSLSLGTWPGVLAVAAGVSAGYAYRIRVEERALRRELDGYDDYCERVPYRLVPGVY; encoded by the coding sequence GTGACTGTCGTTGGACTGACGCCGCCGCACGTGTACGTGCTCGCCGCGGTGTACGCGGCCTGGACGCTTCCCGAGGTCGTGGACGACGCGCGCGGGAGCGACGACGGCCCCGACCTGGACGCGAACTCGCGGGTCGTGCTGTCGGTCGCGGTCGGAGCGGGGTTCGCGGTCGCGTTCTGGGCCGCGTTCCGCGCGCCGGCGTGGGCGACGTTCGGCGGTCTCGCACTGCCCGCGTTCTGGGCGGGCGTGCTCGCGACGCTCGCGGGGGTCGCCCTGCGCTGGTACAGCATCCGCGCGCTCGGCGACGCCTTCGACCGGTCGGTGACCGTGACCGACGACCAGACCGTCGTGGCGCGCGGGCCGTACGCCGTCGTCCGCCACCCCGCCTACACCGGCGGATTCCTCGCCATCCTCGGGGTCAGCCTCTCGCTCGGCACGTGGCCGGGCGTCCTCGCCGTCGCCGCGGGCGTCAGCGCGGGATACGCGTACCGCATCCGCGTGGAGGAGCGCGCGCTCCGCCGCGAACTCGACGGCTACGACGACTACTGCGAGCGCGTCCCCTACCGCCTCGTCCCGGGAGTCTATTAG
- a CDS encoding alpha/beta hydrolase, with amino-acid sequence MGVPPWHAMSVASARRVEDDVFGGTSRTVAFVRDLAIPGPRGEIPLRVYRDTDDPAGTLVFYHGGGWTLGTLESAGDLCRELAARTDRVVVSVDYRLAPEHPFPEGLDDAYAALEWASEHAGAFGGADDVAVAGTSAGGNLAAAVALRARDHDGPAISHQALCYPITNHAFDTDSYRENADGPLLTRADMEWFWEQYARSPVDAANPYASVLRAPDHATLPDATVVTAGHDPLRDEGRAYADALDDAGTPVEHHHYPSMAHGFLSLTDSVAVADDAMAAVAARLR; translated from the coding sequence ATGGGCGTTCCGCCGTGGCACGCGATGAGCGTCGCGTCCGCGCGCCGCGTGGAGGACGACGTGTTCGGCGGCACGTCGAGAACCGTCGCGTTCGTGCGCGACCTCGCAATCCCGGGGCCGCGCGGCGAGATACCCCTGCGCGTCTACCGGGACACGGACGACCCGGCGGGGACGCTCGTGTTCTACCACGGCGGCGGATGGACGCTCGGAACACTGGAGTCCGCGGGCGACCTCTGCCGGGAGCTCGCCGCGCGCACCGACCGCGTCGTCGTGTCCGTTGACTACCGGCTCGCGCCCGAACATCCGTTCCCGGAGGGATTGGACGACGCGTACGCCGCCCTGGAGTGGGCGAGCGAGCACGCCGGAGCGTTCGGCGGCGCGGACGACGTCGCGGTCGCCGGGACGAGCGCAGGCGGGAACCTCGCGGCCGCCGTCGCGCTCCGCGCCCGCGACCACGACGGCCCCGCCATCTCCCATCAGGCGCTCTGCTACCCCATCACGAACCACGCGTTCGACACCGACTCCTACCGGGAGAACGCGGACGGCCCCCTCCTCACCCGGGCGGACATGGAGTGGTTCTGGGAGCAGTACGCGCGGAGTCCGGTGGACGCCGCGAACCCGTACGCGAGCGTGCTCCGCGCCCCCGACCACGCCACCCTCCCCGACGCGACGGTGGTGACGGCGGGCCACGACCCGCTCCGGGACGAGGGGCGAGCGTACGCGGACGCCCTCGACGACGCGGGAACGCCGGTCGAACACCACCACTACCCGTCGATGGCGCACGGTTTCCTCAGCCTCACCGACAGCGTGGCTGTCGCGGACGACGCGATGGCGGCGGTCGCGGCGCGGTTGCGGTAG
- a CDS encoding thiolase domain-containing protein, whose translation MNEVYVVGAGQTDYGSFPRESYRSLFKEAVDTAVASVDAEFDRESVDEAYVGTLGVGGRQLGLPGPAVTEFAGLNGTATTRVENACAASGVALRQAVLAVRAGVADVALAGGFEVMNDVSSERTGEWLGVSGETEWERMAGTTFSGVYAQMADAHMAEHGTTREHLSRVAVKNHANGAKNPHAQLGFETNLEDAMNAPAVADPLNLFDCCPTSDGASAVLVASRDAAEELTDNPIRIAGAGQSSGRVGLFQRPSLTEIPATQRAAEQAYDEADIGPEDVEFAEVHDCFSIAELLAYEDLGFCERGEAGPYVASGATEPDGERPVNLSGGLKSKGHPIGATGGGQVVEVFKQLRGEAGDRQVSGLSRGLTHNVGGSGGAVAVHVFEEGWA comes from the coding sequence ATGAACGAGGTGTACGTCGTGGGCGCGGGCCAGACCGATTACGGGTCGTTCCCGCGCGAGTCGTATCGCTCCCTGTTCAAGGAGGCCGTGGACACGGCCGTCGCGTCCGTGGACGCGGAGTTCGACCGCGAGTCGGTGGACGAGGCGTACGTCGGCACGCTCGGTGTCGGCGGCCGCCAACTCGGCCTGCCCGGCCCCGCTGTCACGGAGTTCGCGGGATTGAACGGCACGGCGACGACGCGCGTCGAGAACGCGTGCGCGGCGAGCGGCGTCGCGCTCCGACAGGCCGTGCTCGCCGTACGCGCGGGCGTCGCGGACGTGGCGCTCGCCGGCGGGTTCGAGGTGATGAACGACGTGAGTAGCGAGCGCACCGGCGAGTGGCTCGGCGTCTCCGGCGAGACGGAGTGGGAACGCATGGCCGGCACGACGTTCTCCGGCGTGTACGCGCAGATGGCGGACGCGCACATGGCCGAACACGGAACGACGCGCGAACACCTCTCCCGGGTCGCGGTGAAGAACCACGCGAACGGCGCGAAGAACCCGCACGCCCAGCTGGGGTTCGAGACGAACCTGGAGGACGCGATGAACGCGCCCGCCGTCGCCGACCCCCTGAACCTGTTCGACTGCTGTCCGACCTCGGACGGCGCGAGCGCGGTGTTGGTGGCGTCCCGGGACGCCGCGGAGGAACTCACCGACAACCCGATTCGCATCGCGGGCGCGGGCCAGTCGAGCGGCCGCGTCGGACTGTTCCAGCGGCCGAGCCTCACCGAGATTCCGGCGACCCAGCGCGCCGCCGAACAGGCCTACGACGAGGCCGACATCGGCCCCGAGGACGTGGAGTTCGCGGAGGTACACGACTGCTTCAGCATCGCGGAACTCCTCGCGTACGAAGACCTCGGGTTCTGCGAGCGCGGCGAAGCCGGGCCGTACGTCGCGTCCGGCGCGACCGAACCCGACGGCGAGCGCCCCGTGAACCTCTCCGGCGGCCTGAAGTCGAAGGGCCACCCCATCGGCGCGACCGGCGGCGGGCAGGTGGTGGAAGTGTTCAAGCAACTCCGCGGCGAGGCCGGCGACCGCCAGGTCTCGGGGCTCTCCCGCGGCCTGACGCACAACGTCGGGGGGAGCGGTGGCGCTGTCGCGGTGCACGTCTTCGAGGAGGGATGGGCGTGA
- a CDS encoding Zn-ribbon domain-containing OB-fold protein — MGAYVSLPTWWRSNDSRYRLVLGKCPECGAHNFPAEGVCASCNADADFEEVEPEGTGTVQAVTVISGGAPPEFDEYQTREGAFATGIIELAEGARLPGMFCDCDPSEISRGDRVEAVVRRLYEQEGVPRYGVKFRPVE; from the coding sequence ATGGGGGCGTACGTCAGCCTCCCGACGTGGTGGCGGAGCAACGATTCCCGGTACCGCCTCGTGCTCGGGAAGTGCCCGGAGTGCGGCGCGCACAACTTCCCCGCGGAGGGCGTCTGCGCGTCCTGTAACGCGGACGCCGACTTCGAGGAAGTCGAACCCGAGGGCACCGGAACCGTGCAGGCCGTGACCGTCATCTCCGGCGGCGCGCCGCCCGAGTTCGACGAGTACCAGACCCGGGAGGGCGCGTTCGCCACCGGTATCATCGAACTGGCGGAGGGCGCGCGGCTCCCCGGGATGTTCTGCGACTGCGACCCGAGCGAGATCTCGCGCGGCGACCGCGTCGAGGCCGTGGTGCGTCGGCTGTACGAACAGGAGGGCGTGCCGCGGTACGGCGTGAAGTTCCGGCCGGTCGAGTAA
- a CDS encoding hydroxyacid-oxoacid transhydrogenase, with the protein MSYERSVSASPHELVSESVWHVQLPELRFGRGSVRELGFQLADLGVPADAHGLLVTDGTLADLGHAGRVTDHLEDDGFSVDVYDDCPREPAVSDVDDCIEFVREAGDGGYDFYVGLGGGSCMDVAKATRAVVANGGEVLDYIAEPTGEGERLTESGAPLVLLPTTAGTGSEISPVAIFAVEEKNIKEGISSNHVRADAAVLDPTFTTTLPPEETAKTAMDALGHAIEGYTTHDYDSLLRPEDPADRPVYAGRSPFTEMFSEEAIRLLSGNVRTAVHNGDDLDARENMLRGALFGAIAGLTAGATLCHAMAYPVGNRYHTNHGETIAVLTPASTIDYNSASDPGRFADVAELFGVDTTGMTDRAAADALKEQYVQLQQDLNVLPSGLHELAGVTEDDLDWLAEQTVSTQKRLLRTNPRPVTVDDVREVFADALHNWE; encoded by the coding sequence GTGAGTTACGAGCGTTCGGTGTCCGCGAGCCCGCACGAACTCGTCTCGGAGAGCGTCTGGCACGTCCAGCTCCCCGAACTCCGGTTCGGCCGGGGGAGCGTGCGCGAACTCGGCTTCCAGCTCGCCGACCTCGGCGTCCCCGCGGACGCGCACGGCCTGCTCGTCACGGACGGCACGCTCGCCGACCTCGGGCACGCGGGCCGCGTGACCGACCACCTCGAAGACGACGGGTTCTCCGTGGACGTGTACGACGACTGCCCGCGCGAACCCGCGGTGTCCGACGTGGACGACTGCATCGAGTTCGTGCGCGAGGCCGGCGACGGCGGCTACGACTTCTACGTCGGGCTCGGCGGCGGGAGTTGCATGGACGTGGCGAAGGCGACGCGCGCCGTCGTCGCGAACGGCGGCGAGGTACTGGACTACATCGCGGAGCCGACGGGCGAGGGCGAGCGCCTCACGGAGTCGGGCGCGCCGCTCGTCCTGCTGCCGACGACGGCGGGCACGGGGTCGGAGATATCGCCGGTCGCCATCTTCGCCGTCGAGGAGAAGAACATCAAGGAGGGAATTTCGAGCAACCACGTGCGCGCCGACGCGGCCGTGCTCGACCCGACGTTCACGACGACGCTCCCGCCGGAGGAGACGGCGAAAACGGCGATGGACGCGCTCGGGCACGCCATCGAGGGGTACACGACGCACGACTACGACAGCCTGCTGCGACCGGAAGACCCCGCGGACAGGCCGGTGTACGCGGGCCGGTCGCCGTTCACGGAGATGTTCTCCGAGGAGGCCATCCGCCTGCTCTCCGGGAACGTCCGCACCGCCGTCCACAACGGCGACGACCTCGACGCCCGGGAGAACATGCTCCGGGGCGCGCTGTTCGGCGCTATCGCGGGCCTCACCGCGGGCGCGACGCTCTGTCACGCGATGGCGTATCCGGTCGGGAACCGCTACCACACGAACCACGGCGAGACCATCGCGGTGCTCACGCCCGCGAGCACCATCGACTACAACTCCGCGAGCGATCCGGGGCGGTTCGCGGACGTGGCGGAGCTGTTCGGCGTCGATACCACCGGAATGACCGACAGGGCGGCCGCGGACGCGCTCAAAGAACAGTACGTTCAGTTACAGCAGGATTTGAACGTCCTGCCGAGCGGCCTGCACGAGCTCGCGGGCGTCACCGAGGACGACCTGGACTGGCTCGCGGAGCAGACCGTGAGCACCCAGAAACGCCTCCTCAGGACGAACCCGCGGCCCGTCACCGTGGACGACGTGCGCGAGGTGTTCGCGGACGCGCTCCACAATTGGGAGTAG
- a CDS encoding Zn-ribbon domain-containing OB-fold protein: MYEPPFTRDRDANERLAARECDACGWVSFPEHREICKRCGSVGEWTDTELEERGTVQSYVVQQRLPDEFETPLPLAIMDVPQTSGGDPARVYGLFTETDPEHIDIGMEAEADFRRIFDVDGLPIHSFKFKRPRGDRL; this comes from the coding sequence ATGTACGAACCCCCGTTCACCCGCGACCGGGACGCGAACGAACGCCTCGCCGCCCGCGAGTGCGACGCCTGCGGCTGGGTGAGCTTCCCCGAACATCGCGAGATATGCAAGCGCTGCGGGAGCGTGGGCGAGTGGACGGACACCGAACTCGAAGAGCGCGGCACCGTCCAGTCCTACGTCGTCCAACAGCGCCTTCCCGACGAGTTCGAGACGCCGCTCCCGCTCGCCATCATGGACGTTCCCCAAACGTCGGGCGGTGACCCCGCCCGCGTCTACGGCCTGTTCACCGAAACCGACCCCGAGCACATCGACATCGGGATGGAGGCCGAAGCCGACTTCCGCCGCATCTTCGACGTGGACGGCCTGCCAATCCACTCATTCAAGTTCAAGCGCCCGCGGGGTGACCGGCTATGA
- a CDS encoding thiolase domain-containing protein: MRDVAVVGAGMIDFGELFEQSFDDMAERAYLNALDDVDKGIDSEDIDAAWFGTLDIAENASSGLGLSHPTGLFEMPVTRVENACATGSTAFRSAVEAVRAGSADVALVLGAEKMRDSAGGLIEGASLEQVWRGRGVTMPAFFGLRATRHMEEYGTTREQVAEVSVKNHENGSKYPHAHYRFTCSVEDVVDSPQVTYPLNLYDCCPVTDGAAATVIVSEDVVEEYTDDPVWVAGSGLATDTVQRGADESLAGFPATQQAAEQAYEEADITADDIDVAEVHDCFTITELVTYEDLGFCEKGEGGAFVESGKPHLDGEKPVNPSGGLLAKGHPIGATGVAQVNEIYEQLRGEAGAVQVENDPEYGLQHNIGIGRDATGSVSCINVLSKDRP, translated from the coding sequence ATGAGGGATGTGGCAGTGGTCGGCGCGGGCATGATAGACTTCGGAGAGCTGTTCGAGCAGTCGTTCGACGACATGGCCGAGCGGGCGTACCTGAACGCGCTGGACGACGTGGACAAAGGTATCGATAGCGAGGACATCGACGCGGCGTGGTTCGGGACGCTCGACATCGCGGAGAACGCCTCCTCCGGGCTGGGTCTCAGCCACCCGACGGGGTTGTTCGAGATGCCGGTGACGCGCGTGGAGAACGCGTGCGCGACCGGGAGCACGGCGTTCCGGTCGGCGGTCGAGGCGGTGCGCGCCGGGTCGGCGGACGTGGCGCTCGTGCTGGGCGCGGAGAAGATGCGGGACTCCGCTGGCGGCCTCATCGAGGGCGCGTCCCTCGAACAGGTGTGGCGCGGCCGCGGCGTCACGATGCCCGCCTTTTTCGGCCTGCGCGCCACCCGCCACATGGAGGAGTACGGCACCACGCGCGAACAGGTCGCCGAGGTGTCCGTGAAGAACCACGAGAACGGTTCGAAGTATCCGCACGCGCACTACCGGTTCACGTGCAGCGTCGAGGACGTGGTGGACAGCCCGCAGGTCACGTATCCGTTGAACCTCTACGACTGCTGTCCCGTGACGGACGGCGCGGCGGCGACGGTCATCGTGAGCGAGGACGTGGTCGAGGAGTACACGGACGACCCGGTCTGGGTCGCCGGGAGCGGCCTCGCCACCGACACCGTCCAGCGCGGGGCGGACGAGTCGCTCGCGGGGTTCCCCGCGACCCAGCAGGCCGCCGAGCAGGCGTACGAGGAGGCGGACATCACGGCGGACGACATCGACGTGGCGGAAGTCCACGACTGCTTCACCATCACCGAACTCGTCACCTACGAAGACCTCGGGTTCTGCGAGAAGGGCGAGGGCGGCGCGTTCGTCGAGTCCGGGAAACCCCACCTGGACGGCGAGAAGCCCGTGAACCCGTCGGGCGGCCTGCTCGCGAAGGGCCACCCTATCGGCGCGACGGGCGTCGCGCAGGTGAACGAAATCTACGAGCAACTCCGCGGCGAGGCGGGCGCGGTGCAGGTGGAGAACGACCCCGAGTACGGCCTCCAGCACAACATCGGCATCGGTCGGGACGCTACTGGTAGTGTGTCCTGCATCAACGTCCTCTCCAAAGACCGGCCCTGA
- a CDS encoding LLM class flavin-dependent oxidoreductase, whose translation MSSELTASVQLAGDDPVGFAERADDLGYRGVWTGELWGTDAFVTLARIAERTDIDVGTSIVNAYSRSPAALAGAAANISEATNGQVTLGVGTSTEKAVEDLHGTEFENPPRRLHETIALARRFLETDERVSYDGELFSVADFPGLDADVPVYAAALGPATRRATGRVADGWLPHNIPFERLEPAFELVARTAREAGRDPDDIDVVPYVPAAVSADGEEAYDALRGHLAYYVGSADGYKNAVAQAFPDEAEAVADAWRSGDRAAARERVSDEMVDALGVAGTPEGARERLREVAALPVVDEPLVVTPSNASVELAMETVAALAPANL comes from the coding sequence ATGTCGAGCGAACTGACGGCGAGCGTGCAACTCGCGGGCGACGACCCCGTGGGGTTCGCGGAGCGCGCCGACGACCTCGGGTATCGGGGCGTGTGGACGGGCGAACTCTGGGGGACGGACGCGTTCGTCACGCTCGCGCGCATCGCCGAGCGCACGGACATCGATGTGGGTACGAGCATCGTGAACGCGTACTCGCGGAGTCCGGCGGCGCTCGCGGGCGCGGCGGCGAACATCAGTGAAGCCACGAACGGACAGGTCACGCTCGGCGTCGGCACGAGCACCGAGAAGGCCGTGGAGGACTTGCACGGAACCGAGTTCGAGAATCCGCCGCGTCGCCTGCACGAGACGATAGCACTCGCGCGCCGGTTCCTCGAAACCGACGAGAGAGTATCGTACGACGGAGAGCTGTTCTCGGTGGCGGACTTCCCGGGATTGGACGCGGACGTGCCGGTGTACGCGGCGGCGCTCGGGCCGGCGACCCGGCGCGCGACGGGCCGCGTCGCGGACGGCTGGCTCCCGCACAACATTCCGTTCGAGCGCCTCGAACCCGCGTTCGAGCTGGTGGCGCGAACCGCGCGGGAGGCGGGCCGCGACCCCGACGACATCGACGTGGTGCCGTACGTGCCCGCGGCGGTGAGCGCGGACGGGGAGGAGGCGTACGACGCGCTCAGAGGCCACCTCGCGTACTACGTCGGGAGCGCGGACGGCTACAAGAACGCGGTCGCCCAGGCGTTCCCCGACGAGGCGGAGGCAGTCGCGGACGCGTGGCGCTCCGGTGACCGCGCGGCGGCCCGCGAACGGGTGAGCGACGAGATGGTGGACGCGCTCGGCGTCGCCGGAACCCCTGAGGGGGCGCGGGAGCGACTACGCGAGGTTGCGGCGCTCCCGGTGGTGGACGAGCCGCTGGTGGTGACGCCGTCGAACGCGAGCGTCGAACTGGCGATGGAGACGGTGGCGGCGCTCGCGCCCGCGAACCTATGA
- a CDS encoding alpha-hydroxy-acid oxidizing protein: MENPGDSRQQAVYGQGMLMGETPDIPPNFEELEREALDAMSDEAYAYVKGGAGSEDTVSENRRAFRDHRIVPRMLRDVSERDLSVEVLGQTLPAPVVLAPIGVQSIIHENAELATAEAAADTDVPMCLSSASSETLEDVSDELGDTRKWFQLYWSSDRDVAASFVERAENAGYEALVVTLDTPMMGWRERDVSQGYLPFLDGEGVANYTSDPAFRDLLSQPPEENMDAALSEFLAVFGDATLTWDDLDWLTDQTDLPIVLKGILHPADARRAVEKGADGIVVSNHGGRQVDNAVAALDALPAVADAVGDDVDVLFDSGIRRGADAIVALALGADAVLLGRPYAYGLALDGAEGVREVVNNFLADLDLTLALTGNTSPADLDRSIFADS; this comes from the coding sequence ATGGAGAACCCCGGCGACAGCCGACAGCAGGCGGTGTACGGACAGGGAATGCTGATGGGCGAGACGCCCGACATCCCGCCGAACTTCGAGGAACTCGAACGCGAGGCGCTCGACGCGATGAGCGACGAGGCGTACGCGTACGTGAAGGGCGGCGCGGGCAGCGAGGACACCGTCTCCGAGAACCGGCGGGCGTTTCGCGACCACCGCATCGTCCCCCGGATGCTCCGCGACGTGTCCGAACGCGACCTCTCCGTCGAAGTGCTCGGACAGACGCTCCCCGCGCCCGTCGTCCTCGCACCCATCGGCGTGCAGTCCATCATCCACGAGAACGCCGAACTCGCCACCGCGGAAGCCGCCGCCGACACCGACGTCCCGATGTGCCTCAGCTCCGCGTCCTCCGAGACGCTCGAAGACGTCTCCGACGAACTCGGGGACACCCGGAAGTGGTTTCAGCTCTACTGGTCGAGCGACCGCGACGTCGCCGCGAGCTTCGTCGAACGCGCCGAAAACGCGGGATACGAGGCGCTCGTCGTGACGCTCGACACGCCGATGATGGGGTGGCGCGAACGCGACGTCTCCCAGGGCTACCTCCCGTTCCTCGACGGCGAGGGCGTCGCGAACTACACGAGCGACCCCGCGTTCCGCGACCTGCTCTCCCAGCCGCCCGAGGAGAACATGGACGCCGCGCTGAGCGAGTTCCTCGCCGTCTTCGGGGACGCCACGCTCACCTGGGACGACCTCGACTGGCTCACCGACCAGACCGACCTCCCGATAGTCCTCAAGGGCATCCTCCACCCCGCCGACGCCCGCCGCGCCGTCGAGAAAGGAGCCGACGGAATCGTCGTGTCGAACCACGGCGGCCGCCAGGTGGACAACGCCGTCGCCGCGCTCGACGCCCTCCCCGCGGTCGCGGACGCCGTCGGCGACGACGTGGACGTGTTGTTCGACTCGGGTATCCGCCGGGGCGCGGACGCCATCGTCGCGCTCGCGCTCGGCGCGGACGCCGTCCTGCTCGGCCGCCCCTACGCGTACGGCCTCGCGCTCGACGGTGCCGAGGGCGTGCGGGAGGTCGTGAACAACTTCCTCGCCGACCTCGACCTCACGCTCGCGCTCACCGGGAACACGAGTCCCGCCGACCTCGACCGCTCCATCTTCGCGGACTCATAG